A genome region from Desulfobacterales bacterium includes the following:
- a CDS encoding ABC transporter permease — translation MTNRFELLTRQSRNVLVTVAAVFFFTSLVLMIAGAPPLAAYYHIFKGSLGSWIKFSHVIKSWIPLTLCACGLLFTFRIGLWNIGIEGQVMMGAVFTTAVLRLGLESQMPSIIILGSIIAGLIGGALWALIAGFLKTKGGVNEIFAGLGLNFVAQGVILWLIFGPWKRPGVASMSGTEVFPPALWLPQLASLRLSLPALGIVCLALILTALILRYTKIGLHLKAIGSNSSAAYLFGLKPARNMVLAMIFAGGFAGVAGSLQVSGVYHRLLPAISSNYGYLALLVAMLSNYNIWLVPLVALFFACLNVGSIQLPMALQLDSSLSGVIQGALVLAALGIHGWRRARNRGQKSEDRKQKTRLRSSELRRSKQRSEDKAE, via the coding sequence ATGACCAATAGATTTGAATTATTAACAAGGCAATCCCGCAATGTGTTGGTGACCGTTGCTGCTGTGTTTTTCTTCACCTCCCTGGTTCTGATGATCGCCGGCGCGCCGCCCCTGGCTGCTTATTATCATATTTTTAAAGGATCGCTGGGGTCCTGGATTAAATTTTCCCATGTTATCAAAAGCTGGATTCCGCTGACCTTATGTGCCTGCGGCTTGCTGTTTACCTTCCGGATCGGGTTGTGGAATATCGGTATCGAAGGCCAGGTCATGATGGGCGCTGTTTTTACAACCGCAGTTTTACGCTTGGGGCTGGAAAGCCAGATGCCGTCGATAATTATTCTGGGATCGATTATCGCCGGTCTGATCGGCGGTGCCCTGTGGGCCCTAATCGCCGGCTTTCTGAAAACAAAGGGCGGTGTTAATGAAATCTTTGCCGGCCTGGGTCTCAATTTTGTGGCCCAGGGGGTTATTCTTTGGCTGATATTCGGTCCCTGGAAGCGACCGGGGGTTGCATCAATGAGTGGAACGGAAGTTTTTCCGCCAGCCCTGTGGCTACCCCAACTGGCTTCGTTGCGGCTGTCTTTGCCGGCGCTGGGCATTGTATGCCTGGCGTTGATTTTAACGGCGCTGATTCTGCGGTACACCAAAATCGGTCTGCATTTAAAAGCCATCGGCAGCAATTCGTCCGCCGCTTATCTGTTCGGACTGAAACCGGCGCGCAATATGGTGCTGGCCATGATATTTGCCGGCGGATTCGCCGGTGTGGCCGGAAGCCTCCAGGTCAGCGGTGTTTATCACCGCCTGCTGCCGGCCATATCCAGCAATTACGGATACCTGGCCCTGCTGGTGGCCATGCTGTCCAACTATAATATCTGGCTCGTGCCGCTGGTAGCCTTATTTTTTGCCTGTCTGAATGTCGGCAGCATCCAGCTGCCCATGGCCCTTCAGCTGGATTCATCCCTGAGCGGTGTCATCCAGGGCGCCCTGGTGCTGGCCGCTCTGGGAATTCACGGCTGGCGACGCGCAAGGAACAGAGGTCAGAAATCAGAGGACAGAAAACAGAAGACTCGTCTTCGCTCTAGCGAGCTTCGCCGCAGCAAGCAGAGGTCAGAAGACAAAGCTGAGTAA
- a CDS encoding ABC transporter permease, translating to MLELDITILFAGVIAGAAPIVLAALGETITEKAGLINLSLDGSILLSAMAAFAVAFETQHLLAGFVAGSLVGGLMALTVAVFSIYLNQNQVAVGFVLTLMGRDLAYFIGNPYSRIQGPQVKPLAIPLLEKIPFIGDVFFHHNLPVYFSLLLILLCWWYVYYTPYGLKLRSVGEHPRASYARGMSPQKLQLFYAICGGMLVGLAGATFSLATKPGWGRPQGAEGTGWIALALVIFGGWNPVRAAIGAYLFSFLQVIGIYLQGWLPSVPAQVFQVAPFPLMIFTLLIMSFAQKESVQIWAEGKAQLKAILNMLSGMAPSALGKPYRPE from the coding sequence ATGCTTGAACTAGACATCACCATCTTATTTGCCGGTGTGATTGCCGGCGCTGCGCCGATCGTGCTGGCGGCTCTGGGCGAGACCATTACCGAGAAAGCCGGGCTCATCAATCTGTCTTTGGACGGCTCCATATTGCTGAGTGCCATGGCGGCATTTGCGGTTGCATTTGAGACCCAGCATCTGCTGGCTGGTTTTGTCGCCGGTTCGCTGGTGGGTGGCCTGATGGCTTTGACGGTGGCGGTTTTCAGCATTTACCTGAATCAAAACCAGGTGGCCGTGGGATTTGTGTTAACGCTCATGGGCCGCGATTTGGCCTATTTTATCGGCAACCCTTACTCCCGCATTCAGGGCCCGCAAGTAAAACCGCTGGCCATCCCGCTGTTGGAAAAGATCCCGTTTATCGGTGATGTATTTTTTCACCATAATTTACCGGTATATTTCAGCTTGCTGCTGATTCTGCTGTGCTGGTGGTATGTTTATTACACCCCATACGGTCTCAAATTGCGTTCGGTGGGTGAACACCCACGCGCTTCCTATGCCCGGGGCATGAGTCCGCAAAAGCTGCAGTTATTTTATGCCATCTGCGGCGGTATGCTGGTTGGGTTGGCCGGGGCCACATTTTCTTTGGCCACCAAACCGGGCTGGGGGCGCCCCCAGGGCGCCGAAGGCACCGGCTGGATCGCGCTGGCATTGGTCATTTTCGGTGGCTGGAATCCGGTCCGTGCCGCCATCGGTGCCTATCTTTTTTCCTTTTTACAGGTCATCGGCATTTATCTCCAGGGGTGGCTGCCGTCTGTACCGGCCCAGGTTTTTCAGGTGGCACCCTTCCCCTTGATGATTTTTACCCTCCTGATCATGTCCTTTGCCCAGAAAGAATCCGTTCAGATCTGGGCAGAAGGCAAAGCGCAACTCAAAGCCATATTGAACATGCTCTCCGGCATGGCCCCCTCGGCCCTGGGTAAGCCGTATCGACCGGAATGA
- a CDS encoding PAS domain S-box protein produces the protein MILKWMQKLGAVKTALAITVVSILGSVALELGMSLFSGQIHTRAVIKCILFPGILTPFIAYAVVRVVLKMADSEKALCESKEKYHSILDDIEDGYYEVDLKGNFTFFNNSLSRLLGYSPSAMAGMNYCECMSSENAQKVYQTFNQIYETGEPAKGFDWEIFKVDGSRGHLDTAVTLMKDAEGNPIGFRGIVRDMTQRKKSENALRESEAKYRQLLNHAPSGIYEIDLASGKFTSVNDVMCEYTGYSRHELLSMRALDILTEESQKKSIQRLEKIMNGEKVPTSVDYKIKTKNGREICALLNTKFLHDPEGRTTGVLVVAHDITEQKQAEEEKKNLEHQLQQAQKMEAIGTLAGGIAHDFNNILSVIIGYTELILMNAHVDSEVRQNLKEIFNASKHARDMVKQILAFSRQNKQERKPIQVAHIVKEALKMLRASLPSTISIQQKIEKNTGIIEADPSQIHQVLMNLCTNAAHAIDEKDGVLNVSLANVDLDQAAAANITDIRPGSYLKLSVSDTGDGIPPEAFPQIFNPYFTTKEKGEGTGLGLAVVQGIIKSLNGTITVESEVGKGSTFEVYLPIIKRELAKEEEMPKPLPMGYERILLIDDEQPLVEIGKQMLERLGYKVDTRTSSIEALNLFKADPHRFDLVITDIVMPNMTGDKLADEMIGIRPDIPIVLCTGYSEKFTRRDASDMGIEAFLMKPLVMQDLANTVRQALSVN, from the coding sequence ATGATTCTCAAGTGGATGCAAAAATTAGGTGCGGTAAAAACCGCTCTGGCCATCACTGTTGTCTCAATCCTGGGGTCAGTGGCTCTTGAATTGGGGATGTCGCTATTTTCCGGTCAGATCCACACAAGGGCCGTAATCAAATGCATCCTTTTTCCCGGCATTCTGACACCCTTCATTGCCTATGCGGTCGTGCGGGTGGTGCTGAAGATGGCCGATTCGGAAAAGGCGCTGTGCGAAAGCAAGGAAAAATACCATTCCATTCTGGATGATATCGAAGACGGATATTACGAAGTTGACCTGAAAGGAAATTTCACCTTTTTCAATAACTCGTTGAGCCGTTTGTTGGGATATTCCCCTTCGGCCATGGCGGGCATGAATTACTGCGAATGCATGAGCTCTGAAAATGCTCAGAAAGTATACCAAACCTTTAATCAGATCTATGAGACCGGCGAGCCCGCCAAAGGATTTGACTGGGAAATTTTTAAAGTCGATGGTTCCAGAGGCCACCTGGATACCGCTGTAACGCTGATGAAAGACGCCGAGGGAAACCCCATTGGATTTCGCGGAATCGTGCGCGACATGACCCAGCGAAAAAAGTCTGAAAATGCCTTACGCGAAAGTGAGGCCAAATATCGTCAGCTGCTCAATCATGCCCCCAGCGGCATTTACGAAATCGATCTGGCCAGTGGAAAATTTACCAGCGTCAATGATGTCATGTGTGAGTATACCGGTTATTCACGGCATGAGCTGTTGTCGATGAGGGCACTGGACATTCTGACAGAAGAAAGTCAGAAAAAATCCATTCAGCGATTAGAAAAAATTATGAATGGTGAAAAAGTGCCGACATCGGTTGATTATAAAATCAAAACCAAAAACGGTCGTGAAATTTGCGCACTGCTGAACACGAAATTTTTGCATGACCCCGAAGGCAGGACTACCGGGGTGCTGGTCGTCGCACATGATATCACTGAGCAAAAACAGGCCGAAGAAGAAAAGAAAAATCTGGAACACCAACTGCAACAGGCGCAGAAAATGGAAGCCATCGGAACACTGGCCGGTGGGATTGCGCACGATTTTAACAACATTCTTTCTGTAATCATCGGATATACCGAGCTGATCTTGATGAACGCCCATGTGGATTCAGAGGTCCGCCAAAATTTAAAAGAAATTTTCAACGCCAGCAAACATGCGCGCGATATGGTCAAGCAAATTCTGGCGTTCAGTCGCCAGAACAAGCAGGAGCGCAAACCCATTCAAGTAGCCCATATCGTCAAAGAAGCCCTGAAAATGCTGCGAGCTTCTTTGCCATCCACCATATCGATTCAGCAAAAAATTGAAAAAAATACCGGGATCATTGAAGCAGACCCCTCCCAGATCCATCAGGTGCTGATGAACCTGTGCACCAATGCCGCGCATGCCATCGATGAAAAAGACGGTGTGCTTAACGTCAGTCTTGCCAATGTGGATCTGGATCAGGCAGCAGCTGCGAATATTACGGATATCCGACCGGGGTCTTATCTGAAGCTTAGTGTCAGCGATACCGGGGATGGCATTCCGCCCGAGGCGTTTCCTCAAATTTTCAATCCTTATTTTACAACCAAGGAAAAGGGGGAAGGGACCGGCCTGGGATTAGCAGTGGTTCAGGGTATCATCAAATCCTTAAACGGCACCATAACTGTTGAAAGCGAGGTCGGCAAAGGCTCAACCTTTGAGGTGTATCTGCCGATCATCAAACGCGAATTGGCAAAGGAAGAAGAAATGCCCAAGCCGCTGCCGATGGGTTATGAGCGCATTCTGCTGATAGACGATGAGCAGCCTCTGGTGGAGATTGGTAAACAAATGCTGGAACGCCTGGGCTATAAGGTCGATACCCGCACGAGCAGCATCGAAGCCCTGAATCTTTTTAAAGCGGACCCACATCGATTTGATCTGGTCATCACCGACATCGTGATGCCCAATATGACCGGTGACAAGCTGGCCGATGAAATGATTGGCATCCGACCCGATATTCCCATCGTGCTGTGCACCGGTTACAGTGAAAAGTTTACCCGCCGGGATGCCTCCGATATGGGCATCGAAGCCTTTCTCATGAAACCGCTGGTGATGCAGGACCTGGCAAATACCGTCCGGCAAGCGTTATCCGTTAACTAA
- a CDS encoding amidase — protein sequence MGGFKEYDQYDGLGLAELVSKKKVTASEICEEAISRIEDVNPALNAVITPLFDLARKAVQEALPDGPFCGVPFLLKDLLCDLAGVPQTMGSKACQHYIPPQDSELVKRYKQAGLVILGKTNLPEFGLLGITEPKLHGPTRNPWNPDHTPGGSSGGSAAAVASGMVPLASASDGAGSIRIPASCCGLFGLKTTRGRTPSGPPYGRTWQGAVIEHVISRSVRDSAAILDATHGCDAGAPYVIPLPAQPYLDELDQSPGCLKIAFNTRSPIDTKVHPECIGAVEKTAELLEELGHTVEETRPQINGQALARGLVTLYAGEVAALMEDLKLMRGKKVTPSDVETLTWTVALLGRSFKAGHIVKAKREWELAARIMGRFHEDYDLYLTPTMAYPPVKIGELTPGPMELATLKVINTLGLGRLLISSGMTDKLAVQNLEKTPFTQLANFTGQPAMSVPLYWTTDGLPCGVQFMGRYGDEATLLRLAAQLEKAQPWFEKRPPIFASK from the coding sequence ATGGGGGGCTTTAAAGAATATGATCAATATGATGGGCTTGGGCTGGCAGAACTGGTCAGCAAGAAAAAAGTCACCGCGTCTGAAATCTGTGAAGAGGCCATTTCCCGCATCGAGGATGTCAATCCTGCTTTAAATGCGGTCATCACGCCCCTGTTCGATCTGGCCCGCAAAGCGGTTCAGGAAGCACTTCCCGACGGCCCTTTTTGCGGTGTGCCTTTTCTGTTAAAGGATTTGTTATGTGACCTTGCCGGCGTCCCCCAGACCATGGGATCCAAAGCCTGCCAACATTACATCCCCCCCCAGGACAGTGAGTTGGTCAAACGTTACAAACAAGCCGGTCTGGTAATTCTGGGAAAAACAAACTTGCCCGAATTCGGATTGCTGGGCATCACAGAGCCAAAATTGCACGGACCAACCCGCAACCCGTGGAATCCGGACCATACACCCGGCGGTTCAAGTGGCGGATCAGCCGCCGCGGTTGCCAGTGGAATGGTACCGTTGGCTTCAGCCAGCGATGGCGCCGGTTCGATCCGCATCCCGGCTTCTTGTTGCGGCCTGTTTGGTTTAAAAACCACCCGGGGCCGCACGCCCAGCGGGCCGCCCTACGGCCGCACCTGGCAGGGCGCGGTGATTGAACATGTGATCAGCCGCTCTGTAAGGGATAGCGCAGCCATTCTGGATGCAACCCATGGTTGCGATGCGGGGGCCCCTTATGTCATCCCGCTGCCGGCACAGCCCTATCTGGACGAACTCGATCAGAGCCCGGGGTGTCTTAAAATCGCATTTAATACCCGATCACCCATCGATACCAAGGTGCATCCGGAATGCATCGGCGCGGTGGAAAAAACAGCGGAGCTTCTTGAAGAATTGGGCCACACGGTGGAAGAAACACGTCCGCAAATTAACGGCCAGGCCCTGGCCAGGGGTTTGGTCACACTGTACGCCGGCGAGGTCGCCGCTTTGATGGAGGATTTGAAATTAATGCGCGGCAAAAAAGTAACTCCGTCTGATGTGGAAACCCTTACATGGACGGTGGCCTTACTGGGGCGCAGCTTTAAAGCCGGCCATATTGTAAAAGCCAAACGTGAATGGGAGCTTGCGGCCAGAATTATGGGGCGTTTCCATGAAGACTATGATCTGTACCTGACCCCCACCATGGCCTACCCGCCGGTAAAAATAGGTGAGCTAACGCCAGGCCCAATGGAGTTGGCAACACTGAAAGTCATCAATACTCTGGGGCTGGGCCGCTTGCTCATCAGTTCGGGAATGACAGACAAGCTGGCGGTGCAAAACCTTGAGAAAACGCCATTTACGCAACTGGCCAATTTCACCGGCCAGCCGGCCATGTCGGTGCCGCTGTATTGGACCACGGATGGGTTGCCCTGCGGTGTGCAGTTTATGGGGCGTTATGGAGATGAAGCCACATTATTGCGGCTGGCGGCTCAATTGGAAAAAGCGCAGCCCTGGTTTGAAAAACGGCCGCCGATTTTCGCATCTAAATGA
- a CDS encoding sigma 54-interacting transcriptional regulator — MVEINPGVSLEAADLDLLYEVSTAIHSIHDLDEMLRNVLAKVKDVFKIDGASIALHDHVRKELYFIRTVEELTDGDPQKMAEMRFPDDYGVAGWVLREQQSVLIPDVSKDSRFTKKLDLQQNLDTRSMICVPLKTRKRVMGVLYAINKHGAEFNQKDLRLLEVLSVVIAVSIENARLYGEVQRYASSLEKENFRLKTECQARFNVQGIIGSSTAMQRVFTLLDKVIETDTAVLIQGETGTGKELLAKVIHYNGALKNKPFVAENCGALSENLLESEIFGHVKGAFTGAIADKKGLFERANGGTVFLDEISDMPYSMQIKLLRVLQENQIRPVGGSNYQRVDFRLISSTNRDLFEQVKEGKFREDLLYRVQVFPIVIPPLRERKEDIPLLVAYFLEQHSARLDRPPARLSPGALETLMHFDWPGNVRELENEIERALTLAGGDTEITEEFLSERIKASTAAGSAPATKTATLKEATVQMERQMVVDALRKTGGNKSQAARDLGLTRQGLLNKITRYDIKL, encoded by the coding sequence ATGGTTGAAATCAATCCTGGCGTTTCATTGGAGGCGGCCGATCTTGATCTGCTGTATGAGGTTTCAACCGCCATTCACTCCATCCATGACCTGGATGAAATGCTTCGAAATGTCCTGGCGAAGGTTAAAGATGTTTTCAAAATAGATGGCGCTTCGATTGCCCTTCATGATCATGTGCGCAAAGAATTGTATTTTATTCGAACCGTCGAAGAGCTCACAGACGGCGATCCGCAGAAAATGGCCGAGATGCGCTTTCCTGACGATTATGGTGTAGCGGGTTGGGTTTTAAGAGAACAACAGTCGGTTTTAATTCCCGATGTTTCCAAAGACAGCCGCTTTACCAAAAAACTCGACCTTCAGCAAAATCTGGATACCCGTTCCATGATATGCGTACCATTGAAAACCCGGAAACGGGTAATGGGTGTGCTGTATGCCATCAACAAACACGGGGCTGAATTCAACCAAAAAGATTTGCGTCTGCTGGAAGTATTGTCGGTGGTCATTGCGGTGTCCATTGAAAACGCCAGACTTTACGGTGAGGTGCAGCGCTATGCCAGTTCCCTAGAAAAGGAAAATTTTCGACTCAAAACCGAATGCCAGGCACGGTTCAATGTCCAGGGAATCATTGGATCCAGTACGGCCATGCAGCGTGTTTTTACCCTGCTGGATAAAGTCATCGAAACCGACACCGCTGTTCTCATTCAAGGTGAGACCGGAACCGGAAAAGAGCTGCTGGCCAAAGTGATTCACTATAACGGAGCTTTGAAGAATAAGCCCTTTGTTGCCGAAAACTGCGGGGCCCTGTCTGAAAACCTTCTGGAAAGTGAAATCTTTGGCCATGTCAAAGGCGCCTTTACCGGCGCGATTGCCGATAAAAAGGGCCTGTTTGAACGGGCAAACGGGGGCACTGTCTTTCTGGATGAAATATCCGACATGCCCTATTCAATGCAAATAAAGCTGCTGAGAGTACTGCAAGAAAATCAAATCCGGCCGGTGGGCGGTAGTAACTATCAGCGTGTGGATTTCCGGCTGATTTCGTCTACCAATCGTGATTTGTTTGAACAGGTTAAGGAAGGCAAGTTCAGAGAAGATCTTCTTTACCGGGTTCAGGTGTTTCCCATCGTTATACCACCGCTCAGAGAGCGCAAGGAAGATATTCCGCTGCTGGTGGCCTATTTTTTGGAGCAACACTCTGCGCGGCTGGACCGGCCGCCAGCGCGCCTATCACCCGGTGCTCTGGAGACATTGATGCACTTTGATTGGCCGGGAAATGTGCGTGAGCTGGAAAATGAAATTGAGCGGGCCTTGACCCTGGCCGGGGGTGACACCGAAATCACCGAAGAATTTCTCTCAGAACGAATCAAGGCTTCGACCGCCGCCGGCAGCGCCCCCGCTACCAAAACCGCGACTCTAAAGGAAGCCACCGTGCAGATGGAGCGTCAGATGGTTGTGGATGCGCTTCGTAAAACAGGCGGCAATAAGTCCCAGGCTGCGCGGGATTTGGGGTTGACCCGCCAGGGCCTGCTTAACAAGATCACCCGTTACGATATTAAGCTTTAA
- a CDS encoding PAS domain S-box protein yields MPSLFTRDKVKLPEAMEASYQKYLVKVWMLIGIPVLVGFIIYDFIIGRYLVGCVLVLMLAVLATLYIITKNPSSRAKEKQIYRYSITVFFILFGLFLIYTIGVEGNITRMPWAFLYAVLIFFALGATRGIIWTTVLGAILFFLTYSSTPANLPAQGLKARFFMAFLLVIVAAYFFERLKRRYQLEVIENQQSLQESEHRYREAFEQLNQEINGRQQAEKEYHQIENRFREMADNIREVFWLFDWIEQKVIYVSPAYEVIWDRSVENLYNRYEEWGNSIYPEDVEYANESFQEIVQTGGGQIREYRIVRPDGSVRWVSDRGFAIKDESGKVARIAGIAEDITDRKRAETALRESEERFRELAELMPETIFEMDLSGNLTYVNRNAYNYFGYTRTDFKNGLKNQDMLIPKDRERATENVAKILEGEKTGINEYTALRKDGTTFPVMVHSAPIFKEGQPVGLRGFIIDISDRKKAEEERHKLEVQFQQAQRFEALGTLAGGIAHDFNNLLMNIQGNTSLMLCEIKTSHPYFQLLKNIEKQVKSGAQLTRQMLGYARKGKFNVKAIDLNQVVEESTETFGRTRKEITIQRDLEEDLYPIEVDRGQIEQVLLNLYVNAADAMPGGGTLSLKTNNVSHLNIKSTQYSANPGHYVQLTISDSGIGMDRHTLEHLFDPFFTTKEMGRGTGLGLASVYGIIKSHDGYIDVESEKGQGTTFTIFLPASDKAVEDHTDTAAELIRGSGTILVVDDENLVLDVAANMLEKLGYTVLKALNGNEAVNIFETHKDEIQMVVLDIIMPDMGGSEVYDKIKTIHPDVKVLLSSGYSVDGQAIELLERGCDGFMQKPFTMEELSGKVEQVLTK; encoded by the coding sequence ATGCCGTCTTTATTTACCCGGGATAAGGTCAAACTGCCTGAGGCCATGGAGGCAAGTTACCAGAAGTATCTGGTGAAAGTCTGGATGCTGATCGGCATACCGGTCCTAGTTGGTTTTATCATCTATGATTTCATTATCGGACGCTATCTTGTCGGATGTGTTCTGGTGTTGATGTTGGCTGTTCTGGCCACTCTTTACATCATCACCAAAAATCCCAGTTCTCGAGCCAAAGAAAAGCAAATCTACAGATATTCGATCACTGTTTTTTTTATCCTGTTCGGCTTGTTTTTAATCTATACCATCGGTGTTGAAGGCAATATAACCCGAATGCCATGGGCGTTTCTTTATGCCGTATTGATATTTTTTGCTCTGGGCGCAACCAGAGGCATTATCTGGACCACTGTTTTAGGTGCGATCCTTTTCTTTTTGACTTACAGCTCAACGCCTGCAAATCTACCCGCCCAGGGGCTAAAGGCTCGGTTTTTTATGGCGTTTCTGCTGGTGATCGTGGCCGCTTACTTTTTCGAACGCCTCAAAAGACGATATCAGTTGGAGGTGATTGAAAACCAGCAATCGCTGCAAGAATCAGAGCATCGATATCGAGAAGCATTTGAACAACTCAACCAGGAAATCAACGGACGCCAGCAAGCGGAAAAAGAATATCATCAAATTGAAAACCGCTTCCGTGAAATGGCAGATAACATCCGGGAGGTTTTTTGGTTGTTTGACTGGATAGAACAAAAAGTGATCTATGTCAGCCCTGCTTATGAAGTGATTTGGGACCGCTCGGTTGAGAATCTGTATAATCGTTATGAGGAGTGGGGCAACAGCATCTACCCGGAAGATGTGGAATACGCCAACGAAAGCTTCCAGGAGATTGTCCAAACCGGTGGTGGTCAAATCAGAGAGTACCGTATCGTGCGGCCGGATGGCTCGGTACGCTGGGTATCAGACAGGGGCTTTGCCATCAAGGATGAAAGTGGCAAGGTGGCGCGAATTGCCGGAATCGCTGAAGACATTACCGACCGTAAAAGGGCAGAAACAGCCCTGCGTGAAAGCGAGGAACGCTTCAGGGAGCTGGCTGAATTAATGCCGGAAACCATCTTTGAAATGGATTTAAGCGGAAATTTAACCTACGTGAATCGCAACGCTTATAACTATTTCGGATATACGCGCACCGATTTTAAAAATGGTTTAAAAAATCAGGACATGCTGATCCCTAAAGACCGTGAGCGGGCCACTGAAAATGTTGCTAAAATACTTGAGGGTGAAAAAACCGGTATCAATGAATATACGGCCCTGCGAAAAGATGGCACTACTTTTCCGGTAATGGTCCATTCGGCGCCTATTTTTAAGGAAGGCCAGCCGGTTGGCCTCAGAGGCTTTATCATCGATATTTCCGACCGCAAAAAGGCCGAAGAAGAACGCCACAAATTGGAAGTTCAATTCCAACAGGCCCAGCGCTTTGAGGCCCTGGGAACCCTGGCCGGCGGTATTGCCCATGATTTTAACAATCTTTTGATGAACATTCAGGGCAATACATCATTGATGCTATGCGAAATTAAGACCAGCCATCCATACTTCCAATTGCTGAAAAATATCGAGAAACAGGTTAAAAGCGGTGCCCAGCTAACCCGTCAAATGCTGGGGTATGCCCGCAAAGGGAAATTCAATGTCAAGGCCATCGATTTAAACCAGGTTGTCGAAGAAAGCACCGAAACCTTCGGTCGAACCCGCAAGGAAATTACGATACAGCGAGATTTGGAAGAAGATCTGTACCCCATCGAAGTCGACCGGGGACAAATTGAACAGGTGCTGTTAAATCTGTATGTAAATGCCGCCGATGCCATGCCTGGCGGCGGCACGCTTAGTTTGAAAACAAATAACGTCAGCCATCTGAATATCAAAAGTACCCAGTACAGTGCCAACCCGGGCCATTATGTTCAATTAACTATCAGCGACAGTGGTATCGGGATGGACCGGCATACATTGGAACACCTGTTTGATCCATTTTTTACAACCAAAGAAATGGGTCGGGGCACCGGTTTGGGCTTGGCCTCGGTTTACGGAATTATCAAAAGCCATGATGGCTACATTGATGTTGAGTCAGAAAAAGGCCAAGGAACAACCTTCACCATTTTTCTACCCGCCTCCGATAAAGCGGTTGAAGATCATACTGATACAGCCGCCGAACTGATCAGGGGCAGCGGAACGATCTTGGTGGTAGACGATGAAAATCTGGTATTGGATGTGGCTGCCAATATGCTTGAAAAATTAGGGTACACCGTCCTGAAAGCGCTAAATGGTAACGAAGCCGTCAATATTTTCGAAACCCATAAAGATGAGATTCAAATGGTGGTACTGGATATAATTATGCCGGATATGGGTGGCAGTGAGGTCTATGATAAAATCAAAACCATACATCCGGATGTGAAGGTGCTGCTATCAAGCGGATATAGCGTGGATGGGCAGGCCATTGAATTGCTGGAACGCGGCTGCGACGGCTTTATGCAGAAACCATTCACCATGGAGGAGTTATCGGGGAAGGTAGAACAAGTTCTTACCAAATAA
- a CDS encoding metallophosphoesterase, translating to MKAIIVSDLHIGSRYFLRADFMKFLQHIPQDHEFILNGDIIDNPYAKMSSADQALLDYLREMSLRQPVVWVRGNHDNGYVPDNFCKVKIKRHYAVQKRLFITHGDFFDEVMPQSRLFIKTFNMLHDFRIRLGARPVHVARYAKKWRRFYAYLRKNVTLNAVNYAAKHGFKAVTCGHTHYAEEQFINGIKYLNTGAWTEQPTYYVQVTATDIMLKKSTDTADWSRSSDLQTVERSSVDLQQPAQPVTHQN from the coding sequence ATGAAAGCTATCATTGTTAGTGATTTACATATCGGCTCACGGTATTTTCTGCGTGCTGACTTCATGAAGTTTCTTCAACATATTCCTCAAGATCATGAATTTATTTTAAATGGAGATATCATTGACAATCCATATGCAAAAATGTCGTCGGCCGACCAGGCGCTGCTGGATTATTTGAGAGAGATGTCTCTGAGGCAACCGGTGGTCTGGGTACGAGGCAATCACGACAATGGTTATGTACCTGATAATTTTTGCAAAGTTAAGATTAAAAGGCATTATGCCGTGCAGAAACGTCTGTTCATCACCCATGGTGATTTTTTTGACGAAGTGATGCCACAGAGTCGTCTTTTTATCAAAACATTTAATATGTTACATGATTTCAGGATTCGGCTTGGCGCTCGACCTGTTCATGTGGCCCGGTATGCCAAAAAATGGCGGCGCTTTTATGCCTATCTGCGTAAAAATGTGACGTTAAATGCCGTCAATTATGCTGCAAAACATGGATTTAAGGCCGTGACCTGCGGTCATACCCACTATGCTGAAGAACAGTTTATTAATGGTATCAAATACTTAAATACCGGCGCTTGGACCGAACAGCCGACCTATTACGTGCAGGTAACCGCCACTGATATAATGTTGAAAAAATCAACAGATACGGCTGATTGGTCCAGATCATCGGATCTCCAAACAGTTGAGCGGTCATCTGTTGATCTGCAACAACCGGCCCAACCGGTTACCCATCAAAATTAG